The following nucleotide sequence is from Pseudoliparis swirei isolate HS2019 ecotype Mariana Trench chromosome 7, NWPU_hadal_v1, whole genome shotgun sequence.
gagtgggagagagagaggagggagtgagagaggaagaaagagggagagcagagaaaggaggggggagaggtagggagagaggaagagagagagctgtgCTAGAGGTCTCTGTTGCAAGTGTGACATTCAGTTTGATGTGATAGATTTCAAATGTTCTCatgagggaaataaataaactgactCGATGTTTGAAGACGAGCTTCAGGAATCCACCGAGAGGTTTCTCATTAGTTCCGGTCACAGTTCACGGTGTTTGCTCACGTGCACAGCTGTTTATTGTCATTCAGAAATATGTAACTTTTTTGGGGGTATTTCTTTTACATTGAATTAAaatttcagttttatttttgcagtattttattttttcatatatttttattttcttctattttttattgaggttagaattaaaaatatatactttttgatttttcacatttaatctaaatgtttttattttatttatatccgTTTTATTTTTCCAGTACTTTTAACGTTAATTTAAATCGTTTATAttggttttatttttacaatatttaatttgttcacattaatttttattttgttctattttatatcttttttatttttgcaatacTTTTATTCCtccaatttaataaaaaaaatcgaTCTTTAATTTTGGTCTTTTAATATTCAATtagatattattttttaaatttctataGTTTTATTTTGCAATACTGTAAATTTTTTAggttatttttcacattaaataaaaatgttctattttagatctttttatttttggaacttttctttattacattaattgaaatgttcttttatatccatgttttatttttgcgaTATCGTTCTTTTCcacattaatttaaatgttcttCTATTTaatctcttttgttttttcGATTATTTTATTCTCTCACATTAACTTAAGcgttactttattttatatccGTTTAATTTTGGCAATACTttaattttggggttttttccaaTTTGATCAGAAAATTCATatctaaatgttattttttcacattcaattacattttctttctatGGTTATATTTTTGCGgtactttaatttgttttaatgcgTCACCGTAAACAGTTCAGTCTTTGTACTTTACCTCAAACGCCCGATTGGCTGAGAAGTCGTCACATGACAAcgatcatttttatttaaaaaaatgttacttacaaaaataaaaaatcagctGCATAAAGACTTTTCCATAAAAATGAAACCGGTTGAAAatatcacttacattttttttttaatttctaaaaAAGTTACATTTGGTGCAATCAAGTGAAACCGTAAGAAATCTTCACACTTCAACTTGTAATTTCTTCTTCGAACATATCAAGAGCCCgactgcccctccccccctccccctattgGCTGTCAATCATCTCACTCACAAACACCCCCGGTGGATGTTTTGAGGGAGTTATTTCTTCCTGAATTTggatttggattttttttatttattatcccTCCAGGATTAAGGCTAAACATCCAAAAGGCACCCTGAATGTTATCTGGGCTCCACCTGAGCTTTTTGGGGGTAAATAGAGAAGTCCCCGTGCCTCCTAACGGCCTCCCTTCTCCTCCGGGCTGTGGGTGTGGCCTCCTCCGCACCGACACCGCGGCTCTCCCACCAGGCCGGCGAGCAGCTCCAGCACCCGCAGCTCGTGCTCCATGCGTGCCTTCTCCCGCCGCTCCTCGCGCTCCGCCGCCTCGCTCTGCCGCCGCTCCTCCCGCTGCAGCCACTGTGCCAGGAGGTCCTGGTGCCAGCGCTGCGCCTCCTgccgctggccctccagcagcaggaggaggcgcCGCGTGTCCGCCGACAGCCGCTCGAAGCCCTCTGACAGGCGCtccaggcaggaggaggaggaggaggaggagcgaggagggggaggagccgagggggaGAGGGGCGGATCCGAGGGTgccgggagaggagaggaggcggagtgggtgagaggaggagaaggaggagcagccggAGGAGGCAGAGCTTGTGGGGAAGGAGGACTCAGGCAGTTTTCTATGACTGCAcctatgaaacatgaaacagggAAAATATTATTACGAGGACACGGTTATCTTTGTAGATTGAACAGTCAATTCATGGATTAATATTAGTACATTAGCATTTTTTGATAATTTACACTTTCTCTGGTTCCAGCGACTATAGTGCACGATTGTTGCTGATtgtaaacagtatttatttatattatgaaTGTTGATTACCATGtttatcattaaataaatatatttttaacatcatttaaaatattcctctattttgttttatatttgcaaTACTTTTATTTCTCCAATtcaataaaaatgctaaataataatgtcaatagtcttatttttttatatctatggtttgattttttaaatattttttattttaaatgtttttttttttttttacatttcatttaaatgtccttccattttatatttgtcttttatttttgagatattttattttatcacatTAATTACAATGTTCTTCTATTTTatatctgttttatttttgcacTACTTttatttctccaatttaatacaaatcttctctatatatctatctttgaatttttgtcttttttcacattcaattaaataatcttattttaaataattgttatattttaaatgtttacttttttttttacatttaattaaaatgttcctcTATTTTatatcagttttattttttcgatatttaattttttcacattaattaaaatgttttattttatatatgttttatttttccaatttaaatatatctatcttttatttttttcaccttcaattaaatattcttattttttatatctatggttttaaatacttttttcttttaaatgttttagttttttcacaTTTAATTACAACGTTCTCTATTttatatttgggtttttttaacattcatttaaatgtccttctattttatatttgtctttcataaacattaatttaaatatcctattttataaatatatatatatttatttatatataatataaatgttttcaCATTAATCAAAATGTTCCTTTATTTTATCTCTTATTTTTGCAATACTTTTATTTCtctaatttaataaaaatgttcTATTTATAtctagcttttattttttcaccttcaattaattattcttattttttaaatctacattattatttttgcgATACGGTAATTGTTTTAACTCGTCGCCATATCCTGTTGCGTAATCGCGGTACATACCGGTCATTTCCCGGCGGATGGAAGCCTCCAGGTAAACGCCGTGGTGCAGCTGAGTGAATCCAGAGTTGCTGAACTCGTACTCGTCCGTCGAGTCTTCTCCGTCCTCCATCTTGACCACGGCGTCCAGCGGCCACGACCGGCGGCCCCCCGGAGAAGAACCCGAGCGGCGTTCGTCAACCTCGGCGTTATCGTAACCCGCGTCCGGCGCCGCCATCCTCTCCGGAGACACGAAATACTGCGGCCCCGCCCCTTCGGCCACGCCCCCCGCCGCCCTCCGGCCAAGTACCGCGTCCATCTCGGCGAAGTACCGGAAGGTGCACGGCGGCGAGCCGTCGACGCTGCGCTGCAGCTTGGCCCGGACGTAGTTAGCCTTCAGGGTCTTGACGCGCAGCCGGCACTGGTGCGGACTGCGGGCGAAGCCCATCTCGCTCATGCGCGCCGCCAGGTGCTTGAAGACGTGCCGGTTGCGCAGGTTCTCCGCCAGGCTGCGCTGGATGCGCTCGTCGCTCCAGGCGCACAGCAGCACCTGGGTCTCCTCCGCCGTCCAGTTCACCGAGCGCTCCGCCTCGCGCTTCCCTGAAcgcacacacggagacacggtGAGCGCCGTGGCGTCATGGGACATTTAAATGGTAGACTGACAACTCTTCTTGGATTTAACTTCCTGAATCTGAGGTTGTGTGCAACCAAACACGACCGAAAGCGTTGCGAATTATTCCCGTGAGAagagtcaacgtacagacgcgagaGGTTGAGATAGACGCAGAAAAATCCGCCCGAtgccgagttgcgaaagccaatcgccGTTGAACTGCTGCGCCGTTGgagaatctaactgctgctgctccaacCGGTGAACCCACGCGAGCcacgcaacgcttttggtgtgaacgcagcttttcGCTTCATtcacgccttagagggggcggggcttaactctgtggctttactcattggaaacagttatctccttcatccaccacgaagaatcaaccactagttctgctttatacttgttgaagacatcacacaaacatctaacgccctcgtgtttgggttcataacattaatataaatatatatatttatacatgacatcaatcaccgaaggctcacacagctcgatgACTTTCACCTCTACATCTGAGtaactgtctcttccagctcaacgctgattgccTTTCGCAAACTCGTCGTCAGGCGGATTTTTCGCCACagtgaaaatatttaaaatcgaAGCGAATATTCGCAATTCGTGTCAAACGCCGCCACCCGGCAAAAATCTGCATCTGCCACAACCACTcgcatctgtacgttgactttgcttacCGGATCTACTCGTGGGAacaattcgcaacgcttttgttgtgaacgcagcttcaAGTTGTCGTCGTGGACATTTAATGTTACACGGCCAACTTTTCTTAGATTTAGCAGAAAGGATCAATTCCTGAATCTGAGGTGTTGAGCAACTACAAACACACCACCGGTCAAACGTTGTAGAACACCTACAATCTGGTAAAGAGCATCACATGGAGacattgtttttattaacaGTACATagtccctttttaaataaagacaataataataataataataaacacgaTAGAATAATAAATATCTTGGATGTGCAAggttgaaaaaaaaggaagaccgACACACCGGACTCCAAACCACACATTTAAGTAAATCAAATTGATTTCAGTCAgtgtgcaaaaaataaaatacactcaGCTGCTGATTGTGGTGCAATTTAACTATATTGCAATTAATACTGAGCGGTGTTACTTTCTAAATGATATGCTCCACCCTCACTGACATTTAAGGGGCAGGACATATTAGAAGCACCTTCCAGAATGACGCCTGAATACATCAGCTACACGTTCAGTCTCTAAGTCACATGCGATCCCAAAAACTACAAGTATGCATTCTACAGATTTTGGGTATAACGATTATACACAGGtctgaaaaaaaggggaaatcagCATAATATTTTAGAAGTGTGGCAGTATTTATACATAATAATGCAGTGAAATAAAGATTACATGAGCCCCATGCGTAACACAGTAGTAACTAAACTTAGTAATAACATAACGAAAGCCTGTAAAACAATAAAGTACCTCGTGACCACCTCTAGCAGAGGTCACGTGGTCTCACACCACATTTTGTGACAGCCTCCATGTGAAGCGCTGATTCAGATATATAAGAGTATATAGCGGAGTATGTATACAAGTATAATATAATAGTTGAACAATCAGGATGTACTCAAACAGGATAATTAGCGTCAGCAGTGAACAGTTCGGCAGTTTTAATAACCGCGTGAACCCGGAAGTAGAAGGCAAAAAcacagctaacgttagcatcgCTCCGCCGTcgtgaaaaacaacaaataaaacaagtggGCTGATAGAAGGAGTCTTACTCTTGGTCGTGGAGACGGAGCTGGTCGAGCTGATGACCGGGGGATTCATTTTTTAAACCCGGCTGCATGGGAACGTAAACAATCCCCCCGACAAACGGACACAGCGACGCCGCTCTTTTCCGGGTTGACGTCACTTCCGGCGCGCCGCGCGTGGCAGAGATTGTGTGAACgcgaaatacatttatatagaattacaatttaaaaaagactaCGATGACAGTAATGAGTAATAAGAGAACATACCTCATGTATTAATGACATTATTGTTCTGCACTACTTTCTCCTGTGTCGTTTTTATTGCGCAATATCTTTTAAACTAAAAAAACTAATTTGCATAACATGTTACATAttattgaaaacattttttgCAATTGATAATGCTCCCATTTGtcctacttttttttctttctctgtaattattcatatctcatTACAGTTTTATGTTATTGCATCTTAAGAAGGATCCTATGAGTTTGACGTtacacattcatttatttttgattgTGCAGTTTATTTATCTGGTAGGTGCTGTtgaatatttattcaaacaagcGCACTATGAGTTTGTTGGCAAATATCATGTGCAACCTTTGATGCAGCTGTGATGCAACGTGTGGAAGTGCAGTGTACACAAGAGTGCACATTCCTGTTGCGAAGGATGAGTTATATTGTTTGTCTTGCGATCGAGCATATTTGGACAAACTGGAGTGCAGTTTCGTTTATTAACTGGATTCCCATTAACTGACGCCTTAGcggccgctaatcttcctggggaaTGATCAGATGGCTACAAAATATCGAGAGAGGTCAAAGTTTTTCTTTCGCAAGTTATCTGGCCAGGCCCTAGTTATTTAGTGAGTTTTTTCATAGCCCATTTATTTTGTCACTCCTCAAAGAGGATCTGAATTCAATGAAGTGGGCTTATACGTTCTATTTATCTGCATCTGAGTCCTCATTTTAGTCCAGGCCTGACACGTATATAgctacgtatatatatatatatatatatatatatatatatatacacgtatatagatatgtatatagcTTTGTGTATAACTACGTATATAGCTAAATATATAGCTACGTATATAGCTACGTATGCTAGATAGCTATATCCACCCAAAAATGCGGGGCTTTGGCTTGCTTTTGACCCCTTGAATGTTTGTACGCAGTGCTTTTTTTCCGGGGAagaaatttatatatatgtgtatatatatatataaatgtaagagAAACCTGTTGTAAACAATACATCTACAGGTTTTTACATCGTTCCAGGTGAGACTTAAACTGGCTTCACACCTGGCCTCAGAATAAATGTTGTGCCATTTAGTTTTTATTGACAATTTAAAAGTAAAAGCACTCCGATGCTTGGGACGTGCATTTTGTGGGTGAAGCCAAACTTGTATGTAAAGCTGTCCAATTGAGACGTATTTTAACGTTAAGTGTGAACGCATCCCAACGGGCCTGCAAATTCATCTCGACTTTGAATAATAAGAGGGCGTCGGCGTCGGGAGGAAACGGGCCCTGAAGAGGCTGCGAGGCGCTAAGTTGTCGTCTTGTGCATTCTCCGGGTGTTTGCCGAGAGCGTGGAGGTGTCCTCGTGTTCCCCCTCCATTACACTGGCCCGTCTCCTCAGTCTTTCATCCACAAACACAGCAATTATAGGTTGAGGAggcgagggagaggggaggggggggggggcgtgtcctaAAGTAATGTAAATGTAGATTCAGTCTGGTTTCCTGCAGTGACATTTGCATTTTTTGAGCGTTCAGCTTTTGTTCTGTCGAAGAGTGACTTGGAACGAGTGTAAAAGAAAGAGAGTGTCACTTTCTTCACAGTGATGTCGTGCATTTACTCAAGTGCACAAGTATGGCCTTATACTTATACTTCACTACATCGTAggggtacatattgtactttttactggaCTACACTTACTTAAAATATAGAGTTACTAGTTTATTCAGGAATTTTAATTGTAACATGTGTTTTGTTAGCAGTATTTCTTCTCCTGAAGTAAAGTATCTGGGTACTTCGTCCATCATTGGCCATATGAAGCTTGTTTAAATTAATACTTTAACGGACAATTCTCTTATTAGCTTTCTTACCAATAAGAAAGCTAAGCATTACCCTTAGCATTACAAGAAGTTAGGGccgaatcaggttcacctggtccagcccctagatatgctgctataggctgctgggggacgttttaggatgcactgagcacccctcttgttttaggatacactgagcacttatcttgttttaggatacactgagctcctctctcctcttctctct
It contains:
- the LOC130196312 gene encoding uncharacterized protein LOC130196312 — its product is MNPPVISSTSSVSTTKRKREAERSVNWTAEETQVLLCAWSDERIQRSLAENLRNRHVFKHLAARMSEMGFARSPHQCRLRVKTLKANYVRAKLQRSVDGSPPCTFRYFAEMDAVLGRRAAGGVAEGAGPQYFVSPERMAAPDAGYDNAEVDERRSGSSPGGRRSWPLDAVVKMEDGEDSTDEYEFSNSGFTQLHHGVYLEASIRREMTGAVIENCLSPPSPQALPPPAAPPSPPLTHSASSPLPAPSDPPLSPSAPPPPRSSSSSSSCLERLSEGFERLSADTRRLLLLLEGQRQEAQRWHQDLLAQWLQREERRQSEAAEREERREKARMEHELRVLELLAGLVGEPRCRCGGGHTHSPEEKGGR